In a genomic window of Gigantopelta aegis isolate Gae_Host chromosome 9, Gae_host_genome, whole genome shotgun sequence:
- the LOC121381638 gene encoding stress protein DDR48-like has protein sequence MEVREMEGSSYGQRPGVGDQSRPGNSYYTNHHSGSNVNDHWYPGDQVHKYSNNRQYPGVSDRSYTGNSDRSYSGNSNQSYPGNSDRSYPGNSNQSYPGNSNQSYPNNRDRSYPGNGDRSYPSISEQSYPGSSDRQFPSVSDRSYPSVSDSSDIADRGGHSNRTHPPSQYSGHHPHPHQLIRVGNSSEQIYRNREPDYNSDRRTAFSCGLLSKENVPSTDEMVGFSAMRAVNTCS, from the coding sequence ATGGAGGTCAGAGAAATGGAAGGATCCAGCTACGGACAGCGTCCAGGTGTAGGTGACCAGTCACGTCCTGGCAATTCTTACTACACAAACCATCATTCCGGCTCCAACGTAAATGATCATTGGTACCCTGGAGACCAAGTCCACAAGTATTCAAACAATCGACAGTACCCTGGTGTTAGTGACAGATCGTACACTGGCAATAGTGACCGGTCGTACTCTGGCAACAGTAATCAATCGTACCCTGGCAACAGTGACAGATCATACCCTGGCAACAGTAATCAGTCGTATCCTGGCAACAGTAATCAGTCATACCCTAACAACAGGGACCGATCGTACCCTGGCAATGGTGATCGATCATACCCTAGTATTAGTGAACAGTCGTACCCTGGCAGTAGTGACAGACAGTTCCCCAGTGTCAGTGACCGATCATACCCTAGTGTTAGTGACTCTTCTGACATTGCAGACAGGGGAGGTCACTCTAACCGAACTCATCCGCCATCCCAGTATTCAGGTCATCATCCCCATCCTCATCAACTCATTAGGGTAGGTAATTCCAGTGAACAAATCTATCGTAACCGAGAACCTGACTATAATTCTGACAGAAGGACTGCTTTTTCGTGTGGTTTGCTGTCCAAAGAGAATGTTCCTTCAACTGATGAAATGGTGGGATTTTCAGCAATGAGAGCAGTTAACACATGTAGCTAG